Proteins co-encoded in one Xanthomonas campestris pv. badrii genomic window:
- the ruvC gene encoding crossover junction endodeoxyribonuclease RuvC: MRILGIDPGSQRTGVGIIDIDEGGRSRHVHHAPLMLLGEGDFSQRLKRLLRGLGELIETYRPDEVAIEKVFMGKSAASALKLGHARGAAICAVVMRELPVHEYAATEVKLALVGKGGADKVQVQHMVGIMLNLKGKLQPDAADALAVAITHAHVRATAQRLGVNTQQAWSRKK; encoded by the coding sequence ATCCGGATCCTGGGCATCGATCCCGGCTCCCAGCGCACCGGGGTCGGCATCATCGATATCGACGAAGGCGGTCGCAGCCGGCATGTGCACCATGCGCCATTGATGCTGCTGGGCGAGGGCGACTTTTCCCAGCGGCTCAAGCGGCTGCTGCGCGGGCTGGGCGAGTTGATCGAGACCTACCGGCCGGATGAAGTGGCGATCGAAAAGGTCTTCATGGGCAAAAGCGCCGCCTCGGCGCTCAAGCTCGGCCACGCCCGCGGCGCGGCCATCTGCGCGGTGGTCATGCGCGAGCTGCCGGTGCACGAATACGCAGCCACCGAGGTCAAGCTCGCGCTGGTCGGCAAGGGCGGCGCGGACAAGGTGCAGGTGCAGCACATGGTGGGCATCATGCTCAACCTGAAAGGCAAGCTGCAGCCCGACGCCGCCGATGCACTGGCGGTCGCCATCACCCACGCCCACGTCCGCGCCACCGCGCAACGTCTGGGCGTCAACACCCAACAGGCCTGGAGCCGGAAGAAATGA
- a CDS encoding YebC/PmpR family DNA-binding transcriptional regulator produces MGRGPSIEGRKNASDAKRGKMFTKIIREISVAARAGGGDPSNNPRLRTAMDKGLSSNMSKDVMERAIKKSTGELEGVEYEEIRYEGYAPGGVAVIVDCLTDNRVRTVADVRHAFSKCGGNMGTEGSVAFMFKRLGVLSFAAGANEEALTDAAIEAGADDVVVYPEDGAIDVLTAPDAFAQVRDALAAAGLEPAHAEITFRAENDIAVDGDTAVQVRKLLDMLEDLDDVQDVYSNVDQASLSA; encoded by the coding sequence ATGGGTAGAGGCCCCTCCATCGAAGGCCGCAAGAACGCCTCCGACGCCAAACGCGGCAAGATGTTCACCAAGATCATCCGCGAGATCAGCGTGGCCGCCCGCGCAGGCGGCGGCGATCCGTCCAACAACCCGCGCCTGCGCACCGCCATGGACAAGGGCCTGTCGTCCAACATGTCCAAGGACGTGATGGAGCGCGCCATCAAGAAGTCCACCGGCGAGCTGGAAGGGGTGGAATACGAAGAGATCCGCTACGAGGGCTACGCGCCCGGTGGCGTGGCGGTGATCGTGGATTGCCTCACCGACAACCGCGTGCGCACCGTGGCCGACGTGCGCCATGCCTTCAGCAAGTGCGGCGGCAACATGGGCACCGAGGGCTCGGTGGCCTTCATGTTCAAGCGCCTGGGCGTGCTCAGCTTTGCCGCCGGTGCCAATGAAGAGGCGCTCACCGATGCCGCCATCGAAGCCGGCGCCGACGACGTGGTGGTGTACCCGGAAGACGGCGCCATCGACGTGCTGACCGCCCCGGACGCCTTCGCCCAGGTCAGGGACGCCCTGGCCGCGGCCGGCCTGGAGCCCGCGCACGCCGAAATCACCTTCCGCGCCGAAAACGACATCGCCGTGGACGGCGACACCGCCGTGCAGGTGCGCAAGCTGCTGGACATGCTCGAAGACCTGGACGACGTGCAGGATGTGTATTCGAACGTCGATCAAGCGTCCTTGAGCGCGTAA
- a CDS encoding GNAT family N-acetyltransferase, whose protein sequence is MTRIRRATPDDAEALSLLAAQTFTETFGHLYPQEDLRGFLEETYAVERARIVLAHPDYAIWLLELDDLLVGHAAAGPCGLPHEHVRPGDGELKRLYLLKDYQSSGWGSRLFETALEWLERDGPRTLWIGVWSENFGAQRFYARYGFEKVGEYDFPVGKIVDREFILRRGPIAAAG, encoded by the coding sequence ATGACCCGCATCCGCCGCGCCACGCCGGACGATGCCGAAGCGTTGTCGCTTCTGGCTGCGCAGACCTTTACCGAAACCTTCGGCCATCTCTACCCGCAGGAAGACCTGCGCGGCTTTCTCGAAGAGACCTATGCGGTGGAGCGCGCGCGCATCGTGCTGGCGCATCCGGACTATGCGATCTGGCTGCTGGAGCTGGATGACCTGCTGGTCGGCCACGCCGCCGCCGGTCCGTGCGGGTTGCCGCATGAGCACGTGCGTCCCGGCGACGGTGAGCTCAAGCGCCTGTATCTGCTGAAGGACTATCAAAGCAGCGGCTGGGGCAGCCGATTGTTCGAAACCGCACTGGAGTGGCTGGAGCGCGACGGCCCGCGCACGCTGTGGATCGGGGTGTGGTCGGAGAACTTCGGCGCCCAGCGCTTCTATGCCCGCTACGGTTTCGAGAAGGTGGGCGAGTACGATTTTCCGGTCGGCAAGATCGTCGACCGCGAGTTCATTTTGCGGCGTGGGCCGATCGCCGCCGCGGGCTGA
- the ruvA gene encoding Holliday junction branch migration protein RuvA, giving the protein MIGRLRGILAYKQPPWLVIDVGGVGYELEAPMSTFYDLPDVGRDVILFTHYAQKEDSVALYGFLREGERRLFRDVQKVTGIGAKIALAVLSGVSVDEFARLITSGDITALTRIPGIGKKTAERMVVELRDRAADFSSGAPITGQLGPDAVSEATVALQQLGYKPAEAARMAREAGAEGDDVATVIRKALQASLR; this is encoded by the coding sequence ATGATCGGCCGTCTGCGCGGGATCCTGGCCTACAAGCAACCGCCGTGGCTGGTGATCGACGTGGGCGGGGTGGGGTACGAGCTGGAGGCGCCGATGAGCACCTTCTACGACCTGCCCGATGTCGGCCGCGACGTCATCCTGTTCACCCATTACGCGCAGAAGGAAGACAGCGTTGCGCTGTACGGCTTCCTGCGCGAGGGCGAGCGGCGGCTGTTCCGCGACGTACAGAAGGTCACCGGCATCGGTGCCAAGATCGCGCTGGCGGTGCTGTCCGGGGTCAGCGTGGACGAGTTCGCCCGCCTGATCACCAGTGGCGACATCACCGCGCTCACGCGTATTCCGGGCATCGGCAAGAAGACTGCCGAGCGCATGGTGGTGGAGCTGCGCGACCGCGCCGCCGACTTCAGCAGCGGCGCCCCGATCACCGGCCAGCTCGGTCCGGACGCGGTGTCCGAAGCCACCGTCGCCCTGCAGCAACTGGGCTACAAGCCGGCCGAGGCCGCGCGCATGGCACGCGAGGCCGGGGCAGAAGGCGACGACGTCGCCACGGTCATCCGCAAGGCCCTCCAGGCATCGCTGCGTTAA
- a CDS encoding esterase/lipase family protein, translated as MSSASSALAVTPRRSSRRQSTTTTADVLLVHGIWNTAHWLLPLARRLRGDGLAPALFGYASVLGGPAQAVPQLIARVRSSGAQLLVCHSLGGLMALQALCDAPDLPVRRVVCLGSPLCGSAAARGLARRGGVWAMGRSAALLQQGFAQWDGTAEIGQVAGCIPRGVGRWLAPLDGDSDGTVALSETRLPGLRDHCVVQASHSGLLRSPAAAAQALAFLRQGRFRH; from the coding sequence TTGTCCAGCGCATCTTCGGCCCTTGCGGTCACGCCGCGACGCAGCTCGCGCAGACAATCGACCACCACCACCGCCGATGTGCTGTTGGTGCATGGCATCTGGAACACTGCGCACTGGCTGCTGCCACTGGCCCGCCGGCTGCGTGGCGACGGACTGGCGCCGGCATTGTTCGGCTACGCCAGCGTGCTGGGCGGTCCGGCGCAGGCGGTGCCGCAGCTGATCGCGCGCGTGCGCAGCAGTGGCGCGCAGTTGCTGGTCTGCCACAGCCTGGGCGGCTTGATGGCGTTGCAGGCCTTGTGCGACGCCCCCGACCTGCCGGTGCGCCGCGTGGTCTGCCTGGGCTCGCCGCTGTGCGGCAGCGCTGCCGCGCGCGGGCTGGCCCGGCGCGGTGGCGTCTGGGCCATGGGCCGCAGCGCCGCGTTGCTGCAGCAGGGCTTTGCGCAGTGGGACGGTACGGCCGAGATCGGTCAGGTGGCAGGCTGCATCCCGCGCGGCGTCGGCCGTTGGCTGGCCCCGCTGGACGGCGACTCCGACGGCACCGTGGCGCTGTCCGAAACCCGCCTGCCGGGGCTGCGCGACCACTGCGTGGTGCAGGCCAGCCACAGCGGCCTGCTGCGCTCGCCGGCCGCCGCCGCGCAGGCGCTGGCCTTCCTGCGCCAGGGCCGCTTTCGGCATTGA
- the aspS gene encoding aspartate--tRNA ligase, with protein sequence MRTHFCGLVEETMIGQTVTLAGWTDVARNLGGVCFIDLRDHEGIVQVTVEPAEGDANSAEVFKVAASLGYEDVLQVEGVVRARHAVNDKLRSGKVEVIATRITILNKAAPLPFHAHENPGEDTRLKYRYLDLRRPEMQRMQRTRIKLVQALRRHLDARDFQDIETPILTKATPEGARDFLVPARMHPGEFYALPQSPQLFKQILMVAGFDRYYQIARCFRDEALRADRQLEFTQLDMEFAFVRERDVQDFVEDMIRAIFKEVVDVDLAAQFPRMTWAEAMRRYGSDKPDLRIALELVDVAELVKASEFPVFTAAANDADGRVAALRIPGGATLSRKQIDEYAAHAAKYGAKGLAYIKLSETGEVSSPIAKFFSEDAFAALLKHVGAGNGDIVFFGAGGYTTVSDFMGALRLKAGKEFNLVADGWAPLWVTDFPMFEWDDQAQRYVALHHPFTAPAVDDIADLRANARTAVSRGYDMVLNGNEIGGGSIRIHRPDMQSAVFELLGIGAEEARAKFGFLLDALNYGAPPHGGIAFGIDRIAALMAGTESIRDVIPFPKTTGAQDLMTDAPSPIAAEQLAEVHVQVRPKQA encoded by the coding sequence ATGCGTACCCACTTCTGCGGCCTGGTCGAGGAGACCATGATCGGCCAAACCGTCACTCTCGCCGGCTGGACCGACGTGGCCCGCAATCTGGGCGGGGTGTGCTTCATCGACCTGCGCGACCACGAAGGCATCGTGCAGGTGACGGTGGAGCCGGCCGAGGGCGACGCCAACTCCGCCGAAGTGTTCAAGGTGGCCGCCAGCCTGGGCTACGAGGACGTGCTGCAGGTCGAAGGCGTGGTGCGTGCGCGTCATGCGGTCAACGACAAGCTGCGCTCCGGCAAGGTGGAAGTGATCGCCACGCGCATCACCATCCTCAACAAGGCCGCGCCGCTGCCGTTCCATGCGCATGAAAACCCGGGTGAGGACACCCGCCTGAAGTACCGCTATCTGGACCTGCGTCGCCCGGAAATGCAGCGCATGCAGCGCACCCGCATCAAGCTGGTGCAGGCGTTGCGCCGGCACCTGGACGCACGCGATTTCCAGGACATCGAAACCCCGATCCTGACCAAGGCCACCCCGGAAGGCGCGCGCGACTTCCTGGTGCCGGCGCGCATGCATCCGGGCGAGTTCTACGCCTTGCCGCAGAGCCCGCAGCTGTTCAAGCAGATCCTGATGGTGGCCGGCTTCGACCGTTACTACCAGATCGCGCGCTGCTTCCGCGACGAAGCACTGCGCGCCGATCGCCAGCTGGAATTCACCCAGCTGGACATGGAGTTTGCCTTCGTGCGCGAGCGCGACGTGCAGGATTTCGTCGAAGACATGATCCGTGCCATCTTCAAGGAAGTGGTGGATGTCGATCTGGCTGCGCAGTTCCCGCGCATGACCTGGGCCGAGGCGATGCGGCGCTATGGCTCGGACAAGCCGGACCTGCGCATCGCGCTGGAACTGGTCGATGTGGCCGAGCTGGTCAAGGCGAGCGAATTCCCGGTGTTCACCGCCGCCGCCAATGATGCCGACGGTCGCGTGGCCGCGCTGCGCATCCCCGGCGGTGCCACGCTGTCGCGCAAGCAGATCGACGAGTATGCCGCGCATGCCGCCAAGTACGGTGCCAAGGGCCTGGCCTACATCAAGCTGTCGGAGACCGGCGAGGTCAGCTCGCCGATCGCCAAGTTCTTCTCCGAAGACGCGTTTGCCGCACTGCTCAAGCACGTGGGTGCAGGCAATGGCGACATCGTGTTCTTCGGTGCCGGCGGCTACACCACCGTGTCCGATTTCATGGGCGCGCTGCGGCTGAAGGCCGGCAAGGAGTTCAACCTGGTCGCCGATGGCTGGGCGCCGCTGTGGGTCACCGATTTCCCGATGTTCGAATGGGACGATCAAGCGCAGCGCTACGTCGCCCTGCATCACCCCTTCACCGCACCGGCGGTGGACGATATTGCCGACCTGCGCGCCAATGCCCGCACCGCGGTGTCGCGTGGCTACGACATGGTGCTCAACGGCAATGAAATCGGCGGCGGCTCGATCCGTATCCACCGCCCGGACATGCAGAGCGCGGTGTTCGAGCTGCTCGGTATCGGCGCCGAAGAAGCACGCGCCAAGTTCGGCTTCCTGCTGGACGCATTGAACTACGGCGCACCGCCGCACGGCGGCATCGCCTTCGGTATCGACCGCATTGCCGCGCTGATGGCCGGCACCGAGTCCATCCGCGACGTGATCCCGTTCCCCAAGACCACCGGCGCCCAGGACCTGATGACCGACGCCCCATCGCCGATCGCCGCCGAGCAACTGGCCGAAGTGCACGTGCAGGTGCGCCCCAAGCAGGCCTGA
- a CDS encoding FmdB family zinc ribbon protein — translation MPIYAFQCSACDHQFDRLLKMSDPVPERCPACSANAIKRQVTAPSFRLSGSGWYETDFKSAGEKKKNLTDTSGGGDAKPAAASDGKPAAPAKPASDKA, via the coding sequence ATGCCTATCTATGCCTTCCAGTGCAGCGCCTGCGATCACCAGTTCGATCGGCTGCTGAAAATGTCCGACCCGGTGCCGGAGCGCTGTCCCGCCTGCAGCGCCAACGCCATCAAGCGCCAGGTCACCGCGCCGTCGTTCCGCTTGTCCGGTAGCGGCTGGTACGAGACCGATTTCAAGTCGGCGGGCGAAAAGAAGAAGAACCTCACCGACACCAGTGGCGGCGGCGACGCCAAGCCAGCGGCTGCCAGCGACGGCAAGCCGGCGGCCCCGGCCAAGCCGGCGTCCGACAAGGCGTGA
- a CDS encoding DUF3011 domain-containing protein — MLRTALLISGFSLIALGGALGNRPAAAQDRGFNGPSITCSSNDNRRRECDTPFHGRAALVENISGTRCIEGRNWGSGRGRIWVDNGCRGRFVEARGGWGGGGWNGGDDRPGNAAAGTVRCESRDQRQAICNTGWRRAMIVRQLSGTPCVEGRNWHQENGRIWVDDGCRAEFAQARGGGWDRDDGYGGRPRGNYSVTCSSDDRRLRTCDWNGRAGRPVLTRQLSDTRCEEGRTWGYDPRRSTVWVNDGCRARFDAR, encoded by the coding sequence ATGCTGCGCACCGCCCTGCTGATCTCCGGCTTCAGCCTGATCGCCCTTGGTGGCGCGCTCGGCAACCGCCCCGCCGCCGCGCAGGACCGCGGCTTCAATGGCCCCAGCATCACCTGTTCCAGCAACGACAACCGCCGCCGCGAATGCGATACCCCGTTCCATGGGCGTGCCGCGCTGGTGGAGAACATCTCCGGTACCCGCTGCATCGAAGGCCGCAACTGGGGCAGCGGCCGCGGCCGGATCTGGGTGGACAACGGCTGCCGCGGCCGCTTCGTCGAGGCGCGTGGCGGCTGGGGCGGTGGCGGCTGGAATGGCGGCGACGACCGCCCCGGCAATGCCGCCGCCGGCACCGTGCGCTGCGAAAGCCGCGACCAGCGCCAGGCGATCTGCAATACCGGCTGGCGGCGCGCCATGATCGTGCGCCAGCTCTCGGGCACCCCCTGCGTGGAGGGCCGCAACTGGCACCAGGAAAACGGCCGGATCTGGGTGGACGACGGGTGCCGGGCCGAGTTTGCGCAGGCCCGCGGTGGCGGCTGGGACCGCGATGACGGCTACGGCGGCCGCCCCCGGGGCAATTATTCGGTGACCTGCAGCAGCGATGACCGCCGCCTGCGCACCTGCGACTGGAACGGCCGCGCCGGCCGCCCGGTGCTGACCCGGCAGCTGTCCGATACCCGTTGCGAGGAAGGCCGCACCTGGGGCTACGACCCGCGCCGCTCCACCGTCTGGGTCAACGACGGTTGCCGCGCGCGCTTCGACGCACGCTGA